One window of the Triticum dicoccoides isolate Atlit2015 ecotype Zavitan chromosome 3B, WEW_v2.0, whole genome shotgun sequence genome contains the following:
- the LOC119274507 gene encoding probable signal peptidase complex subunit 3, protein MHSWGTRLLAASTTAALLLIATCAAASALDAFHVPSVEAQAHVTKINRFHKQINGNDKVTLTFSLSANLESLFTWNTKQVFAFVTAEYETAKNSLNQVSLWDKIIPDKDQANVQVEVKSKYPLTDQGTSLRGKKVQLVLHWHIMPNAGAMIRGKMPLSEFTLPDTYTY, encoded by the exons ATGCACTCCTGGGGGACCCGGCTGCTGGCCGCGTCGACGACGGCGGCGCTCCTCCTCATCGccacctgcgccgccgcctccgcgctcgACGCCTTCCACGTCCCCTCCGTCGAAGCCCAAGCCCAC GTCACGAAGATAAATCGATTCCACAAACAGATCAATGGGAACGACAAG GTGACCTTGACCTTCAGTCTATCTGCAAATTTGGAATCACTTTTCACATGGAACACAAAGCAG GTATTTGCCTTTGTGACCGCTGAGTATGAAACCGCGAAGAATTCCCTGAACCAG GTTTCATTATGGGACAAGATAATACCTGACAAAGACCAGGCAAATGTGCAAGTGGAGGTGAAGAGCAAGTATCCCCTGACTGACCAG GGGACCAGTCTGCGGGGCAAGAAAGTTCAGCTTGTCCTCCACTGGCACATCATGCCCAACGCCGGCGCCATGATCCGAGGCAAGATGCCTCTCTCGGAGTTCACTCTCCCAGACACCTATACTTACTGA
- the LOC119279157 gene encoding uncharacterized protein LOC119279157 has protein sequence MAAGPLELWNHQSMQILVLLSFGLQLVLFVFAGVCRREALLPRLLLWLAYIMADSTAVYAVGHMAFSSVVRPVREQQLVAFWAPFLLLHLGGPDNITAYAFQDNQLWLRHLQILVVQVLGAAYVLYKHIAFAGGGQDGKLLRIASYLMFIVGVVKYGERTWALKCSTLESIRASIKTQPPAIHNHFHPQDDATDEEFHLRRAHTLFHVCKFTIVDSSVVEHEDDSIYGLQVYTRKFIQGVELWTLMEIELSLMYDLLYTKAAVVHTFFGYLVRVVSPLTVTTSLLLFQFTSKDGHTRVDVAITYVLLGGAVFMETTSLLNALASSWMFAFLTATRWSWLRYTALCNERWDRLRRAVVWLHHLVQGDSWYKSRRWSYTIGQYNLLHFCTRPADTLLTSPLLGRLAGVLGFNEWWNRKHYSATVEMTDPIRRHIPVYMTRLYSKGKFNTGMLRKKWGEYPLDRRGLYHKGVLKDCLGVEFQEGIIIWHIATEVFLTKSERAKAGDAAPDVHAIRVMSDYMMFLLVERPYMLPGQSQKRLYERTCERLVTMGSADPRYPSRKRVFKDLFRLHDAPHSSISRVAEREELVNKLYHEYKNREINPLAPRLAHMARLAKELLEKEKDGTVDSLELVLDVWTDILVYASNKCTRESHAQKLTSGGEVTTVLWLMAEYIYQASIAQRDDLTE, from the exons ATGGCTGCAGGGCCGCTGGAGCTGTGGAACCACCAGTCGATGCAGATCCTGGTCCTCCTCAGCTTCGGGCTCCAACTCGTCCTCTTTGTCTTCGCCGGGGTCTGCCGGCGTGAGGCCCTCCTGCCGAGGCTCCTCCTGTGGCTAGCGTACATCATGGCCGACTCCACCGCCGTGTACGCCGTCGGCCACATGGCGTTCAGCAGCGTCGTGCGGCCCGTGCGTGAGCAGCAGCTGGTTGCGTTCTGGGCGCCGTTCCTGCTGCTGCACCTCGGCGGCCCGGACAACATCACCGCCTACGCGTTTCAGGACAACCAGCTCTGGCTCCGTCACCTCCAGATCCTCGTCGTGCAGGTCCTCGGAGCGGCCTACGTCCTCTACAAGCACATCGCCTTCGCCGGCGGCGGCCAGGACGGGAAGCTGCTCCGGATCGCCTCGTATTTGATGTTCATCGTCGGCGTTGTCAAGTACGGGGAGAGGACGTGGGCGCTCAAGTGCAGCACCCTGGAGAGCATCCGCGCCTCCATCAAGACGCAGCCGCCGGCCATACACAATCATTTCCACCCTCAGGACGATGCCACGGATGAGGAGTTCCACTTGCGACGAGCACACACGCTGTTCCACGTCTGCAAGTTCACCATCGTCGATTCCTCGGTGGTCGAGCACGAGGATGACTCCATTTACGGACTGCAGGTGTACACCAGGAAGTTTATACAAGGCGTCGAGCTGTGGACGCTGATGGAGATCGAGCTGTCCCTCATGTACGACCTGCTCTACACCAAGGCGGCCGTGGTCCACACCTTCTTCGGCTACCTCGTCCGCGTCGTCTCGCCTCTTACCGTCACCACCTCGCTGCTCCTGTTCCAGTTCACCTCCAAGGACGGCCACACCAGAGTCGACGTCGCCATCACATACGTCCTGCTGGGTGGCGCCGTGTTCATGGAGACGACGTCGCTCCTGAACGCGTTGGCATCGTCTTGGATGTTCGCGTTCCTGACCGCCACCAGATGGAGCTGGCTCCGGT acaccGCCCTGTGCAACGAGAGATGGGACAGGCTCCGGCGCGCAGTTGTGTGGCTTCACCATCTCGTCCAGGGTGATAGCTGGTACAAGTCAAGAAGGTGGTCCTACACCATCGGGCAGTACAACTTGCTGCACTTCTGCACGCGCCCCGCGGACACGCTGCTCACTAGCCCTCTGCTCGGTAGGCTGGCCGGGGTGCTGGGATTCAACGAGTGGTGGAACAGGAAGCACTACTCGGCGACCGTGGAGATGACCGATCCGATCAGGCGTCATATCCCTGTGTACATGACCCGGCTGTACAGTAAGGGGAAGTTCAACACTGGCATGCTGAGGAAGAAGTGGGGCGAGTATCCTCTAGACCGCCGTGGACTTTACCACAAAGGAGTCCTCAAGGACTGCCTCGGCGTTGAGTTCCAGGAGGGCATCATCATCTGGCACATCGCCACCGAGGTGTTCCTCACCAAGAGCGAAAGAGCCAAGGCCGGGGACGCTGCACCTGACGTGCACGCCATCAGGGTCATGTCCGACTACATGATGTTCCTCCTGGTGGAACGTCCCTACATGCTGCCGGGCCAGTCCCAGAAAAGGTTGTACGAACGGACCTGCGAGAGGCTGGTCACCATGGGATCGGCTGATCCTAGGTACCCTAGCCGTAAACGCGTCTTCAAGGACCTGTTCCGTCTACATGATGCTCCTCATTCCAGTATTTCTAGGGTCGCCGAGAGGGAGGAGCTTGTCAACAAATTGTACCATGAGTACAAGAACAGGGAGATCAACCCCCTTGCTCCTCGTCTCGCTCACATGGCTAGGCTCGCCAAGGAGCTGCTAGAGAAGGAGAAGGATGGGACGGTCGACTCCTTGGAGCTTGTCCTTGACGTGTGGACGGACATTCTCGTCTACGCCAGCAACAAGTGCACCAGGGAGTCCCATGCCCAGAAGCTCACCAGTGGTGGTGAGGTGACGACCGTCTTGTGGCTTATGGCAGAATACATCTACCAAGCATCGATTGCCCAAAGAGACGAt CTAACTGAATAG